In a single window of the Numenius arquata chromosome 22, bNumArq3.hap1.1, whole genome shotgun sequence genome:
- the SCN4B gene encoding sodium channel regulatory subunit beta-4, producing MAPGSPRLLAALLGLHILAIVFALEVSVGKTNTVMALNNSDVLLPCTFTTCIGFQNLVFTWYFNSTELIYHGMIKSKASEPFLVGRNPRVEFVGSTTGKDNNISIVLKNVDFSDAGKYTCHVKNPKEKNAQHNATIFLTVVQKMVETDNTLTVIIVGVVGGVIGLLVLFMLIKRVVLFIIKKTQDGKKECLVSSSGNDNTENGLAGSKAEQKAPPKA from the exons ATGGCCCCGGGCTCGCCGCGCCTGCTGGCAGCGCTGCTGG gtTTGCACATCCTCGCCATCGTCTTCGCCCTGGAGGTGTCGGTGGGGAAGACCAACACTGTGATGGCTCTGAATAACTCCGACGTCTTGCTGCCCTGCACCTTCACCACCTGCATAGGCTTTCAGAACCTGGTCTTCACGTGGTATTTCAACTCGACGGAGCTG ATTTACCACGGCATGATAAAGAGCAAAGCCTCGGAGCCCTTCCTCGTGGGACGCAACCCCCGGGTCGAGTTCGTCGGCTCGACGACAGGCAAGGACAACAACATCTCCATCGTCCTGAAGAACGTGGACTTCAGCGACGCCGGGAAATACACCTGCCACGTCAAGAACCCCAAGGAGAAGAACGCGCAGCACAACGCCACCATCTTCCTCACGGTGGTCCAGAAGA TGGTGGAGACAGACAACACTCTGACGGTCATCATTGTGGGCGTTGTGGGGGGGGTCATCGGCCTCCTCGTCCTCTTCATGCTTATCAAGAGGGTTGTCCTGTTCATCATCAAGAAGACCCAGGATGGGAA GAAGGAGTGTCTCGTCAGCTCGTCAGGGAACGACAACACCGAGAACGGCTTGGCCGGCTCCAAGGCAGAGCAAAAAGCACCACCAAAGGCATGA
- the TMPRSS4 gene encoding transmembrane protease serine 4: MDMDLASERLNGRGPSPRRKGSTALESFKRIGIPILAAVLSLACLVAVGFLVKVYLDYHYFFCTQPLKLVSLQQVCDGHVDCLQGEDEASCPQWVPEGPPTGARVSKDRSILQVLNRNTGAWSCVCHDHFNPALARAACEQMGYRSTPTFQPVRVGAGQPLPPREVVLANGSLQMPEPGRKCLSGLLVSLFCSKECGESIRTPRVLGGSPAAIESWPWQVSLQYRREHICGGSIIDPRWVLTAAHCFKNNPVIKSWRVKAGSDLLSGAATLAVEKVFLAEVTPASPKDNDIALVKLRSPVRVSDNRKPICLPYFDEELEPGTSLWVIGWGYTQEHGKLSETLQQAEVQLIDNESCNLAGYHGEVTEKMLCAGLPQGGVDTCQGDSGGPLQFAGRHWQVVGIVSWGQGCGTPSTPGVYTSVRAYLNWIYAVRRVTALQSLPPLLSLSLLPVGALRPAGTLPSPLPKPPSPSLRARLSRLPQQLGNGSQATEGERCLPSPRWQAVI, encoded by the exons ATGGACATG GATTTAGCCTCCGAGCGGCTGAATGGCAGAG GTCCCAGCCCGCGACGCAAAGGCTCCACGGCGCTGGAGTCCTTCAAGCGGATCGGCATCCCCATCCTGGCAGCGGTGCTCAGCCTCGCCTGCCTGGTTGCGGTGGGGTTCCTGG tcAAGGTCTACCTGGACTACCACTACTTCTTCTGCACGCAGCCCCTGAAGCTGGTGTCCCTGCAGCAAGTGTGCGATGGGCACGTGGACTGTCTGCAGGGCGAGGACGAAGCCAGCTGTCCCCAGTGGGTCCCTGAGGGGCCACCGACTGGTG cccgTGTTTCCAAAGACAGATCCATCCTGCAGGTGCTTAACAGAAACACCGGAGCCTGGTCCTGTGTCTGCCACGACCACTTCAACCCGGCGCTGGCGAGAGCAGCCTGCGAGCAAATGGGCTACAGGAG CACCCCCACTTTCCAGCCAGTGAGGGTGGGTGCagggcagcccctgcctccccGCGAGGTTGTGCTGGCCAACGGCAGCCTCCAGATGCCCGAGCCGGGCAG gAAATGCCTCTCCGGACTGCTTGTTTCGCTCTTTTGTTCCA AGGAATGCGGGGAGAGCATCAGGACCCCGCGGGTGCTGGGCGGGAGCCCGGCCGCCATCGAGTCTTGGCCCTGGCAGGTCAGCTTGCAGTACAGGAGGGAGCACATCTGCGGGGGGAGCATCATCGACCCCCGATGGGTCCTGACGGCGGCGCACTGCTTCAA GAACAACCCCGTCATTAAGAGCTGGCGCGTGAAGGCCGGCTCCGATCTCCTCTCGGGCGCTGCCACCCTCGCTGTGGAGAAGGTCTTCCTCGCCGAGGTGACGCCCGCGTCTCCCAAGGACAACGACATCGCCCTGGTGAAGCTGCGGTCCCCCGTGCGTGTCTCAG ACAACCGCAAGCCCATCTGCCTGCCCTACTTCGATGAGGAGCTGGAGCCAGGCACATCCCTCTGGGTGATCGGCTGGGGCTACACGCAGGAGCACG GCAAACTGTCAGAGACCCTGCAGCAAGCGGAGGTGCAACTCATAGACAACGAGAGCTGCAACCTGGCCGGCTACCACGGGGAGGTCACCGAGAAGATGCTGTGTGCCGGCCTGCCCCAAGGCGGGGTGGACACTTGCCAG GGGGACAGCGGCGGGCCCCTACAGTTCGCAGGCAGGCACTGGCAGGTGGTGGGCATCGTCAGCTGGGGCCAGGGCTGCGGGACCCCCAGCACGCCCGGCGTCTACACCAGCGTCCGTGCTTACCTCAACTGGATCTACGCCGTCCGGAGGGTCA CCGCCCTTCAAAGCTTGCCACcgcttctctccctctctctccttccagtcGGAGCTCTGAGACCTGCCGGGacgcttccctcccctctccccaagcCTCCCTCTCCGTCCCTCCGCGCCCGGCTGTCTCGGCTCCCGCAGCAGCTGGGAAATGGATCTCAAGCCACGGAAGGTGAGCGGTGCCTCCCCAGCCCTCGCTGGCAGGCTGTGATTTAG